One genomic region from Nymphaea colorata isolate Beijing-Zhang1983 chromosome 12, ASM883128v2, whole genome shotgun sequence encodes:
- the LOC116265980 gene encoding E3 ubiquitin-protein ligase ATL4, protein MASRKTLLPSIDPYLSPPPAPPLPPSAPRFYFTQRSSQSSYHQLKANAVMILLLILAVVFLVSLSLHLLLRLLERRRSRTTIPTTSSSTSSPPEAVTIETQFHHHHSRSSSSGGGNGGVTLVDSLPIFTFASITSRSNQRLDCAVCLSPFQSDDRLRLLPYCTHAFHADCIGTWLLTNTTCPLCRSDLTAAPAIPAATTNTGAAGAGNEREDVESVKSSVGGRSFRVELGSISGRSGGGGSRRSYSMGSFEYVVPDNSQPEVFVADRDKNSDRFHGFSGSGEADFREVGGGYRTEPKMVADGVGGTSRNWLREYLERLVSSASSSFSLRTTSFRSSSEGRSRPSDVFPATGVEPDSHSDRFAAAAESFLLFLRSDM, encoded by the coding sequence ATGGCGTCCCGGAAAACCCTTCTGCCTTCTATAGATCCCTACCTTTCACCACCGCCGGCACCACCGCTACCACCTTCAGCCCCTCGCTTCTATTTTACGCAGAGGTCGTCGCAATCCAGCTACCACCAACTGAAGGCCAATGCCGTCATGATACTGCTCTTGATCTTGGCCGTCGTCTTCCTCGTTTCGCTGTCCCTCCACCTGCTTCTCCGGCTCCTTGAGCGTCGAAGATCAAGAACCACCATACccaccaccagcagcagcaCTAGCAGCCCGCCGGAGGCGGTAACCATCGAGACCCAATTCCACCACCACCATAGCAGGAGCAGCAGTAGCGGAGGAGGAAACGGAGGTGTCACCCTGGTGGACTCACTCCCCATCTTCACCTTCGCCTCCATCACCAGCCGCAGCAACCAGCGCCTGGATTGTGCCGTCTGCCTCAGCCCCTTCCAGTCGGACGATCGCCTGCGCCTACTCCCTTACTGCACTCACGCCTTCCACGCGGACTGCATCGGAACGTGGCTGCTCACCAACACTACATGCCCGCTCTGCCGCTCCGACCTCACCGCCGCTCCGGCCATCCCCGCTGCCACCACCAACACAGGCGCCGCCGGTGCCGGGAACGAGCGGGAGGATGTCGAGTCGGTGAAGTCATCCGTCGGCGGCCGGAGTTTCCGTGTGGAGCTCGGGAGCATCAGCGGGCGTTCGGGCGGTGGCGGAAGCCGGCGGTCTTATTCGATGGGGTCGTTCGAGTACGTAGTGCCGGATAATTCGCAGCCGGAGGTGTTCGTCGCCGACCGGGACAAAAACTCCGACAGGTTTCACGGGTTCTCTGGTTCTGGGGAGGCGGACTTCCGCGAAGTGGGCGGTGGGTACCGGACGGAACCGAAGATGGTGGCGGATGGAGTCGGCGGAACAAGCCGCAATTGGCTAAGGGAGTACCTGGAAAGGCTGGTCTCTTCGGCGTCGTCCTCGTTTTCGCTGAGGACGACGTCATTCCGTTCGAGCAGCGAGGGCCGGAGTCGGCCCAGCGACGTTTTCCCGGCGACCGGCGTCGAGCCGGACAGCCACAGCGACCGGTTCGCGGCGGCGGCGGAAAGCTTCCTGCTCTTCTTGAGGTCGGACATGTGA